In Neofelis nebulosa isolate mNeoNeb1 chromosome 7, mNeoNeb1.pri, whole genome shotgun sequence, the following proteins share a genomic window:
- the LOC131518271 gene encoding large ribosomal subunit protein eL43-like encodes MAKRTKKVGIVGKYGTRYGASLRKMVKKIEISQHAKYTCSFCGKTKMKRRAVGIWHCGSCMKTVAGGAWTYNTTSAVTVKLAIRRLKELKDQ; translated from the coding sequence ATGGCTAAACGCACCAAGAAGGTTGGGATTGTCGGTAAATACGGGACCCGTTATGGTGCCTCCCTCAGGAAAATGGTGAAGAAGATTGAAATAAGCCAGCACGCCAAGTACACTTGCTCCTTCTGTGGCAAGACCAAGATGAAAAGACGAGCTGTGGGGATCTGGCATTGTGGTTCCTGCATGAAAACTGTAGCCGGTGGTGCCTGGACCTATAACACCACTTCTGCTGTCACAGTAAAGTTGGCCATCAGAAGACTGAAGGAGTTGAAAGACCAGTAG